A single Plasmodium knowlesi strain H genome assembly, chromosome: 13 DNA region contains:
- a CDS encoding protein kinase 1, putative, translating to MDLIKIYKQNEILEDYVNIYFDDEKEPTLQHNIKYKILDIIGNGVYGVVYKAYCIDSSCVVALKQTYQKSARIFKEVEIMKKLRHPNIVKLKHAFYTNTSNGGIYVHMIMEYGNTDLATSLYYITIENPADHVNTFYEPTVNQEAYVQNGNASLLGDNCLNDANFAGGTDNRFTTSQLDCTKGGSGVLKNAVSNFNINALQESISNICPCHNISEYIKKSFLSENQIKIYLYQLIRATLYLHTLCITHRDIKPQNVLIFVNKQSSSNGVGGLKKEEKKKCLICIQNSFKVKYIMNRRRRGKGRSGGSVRSSRSSRSGRSNASEAERKDEAAHGEDLPEGEAASSGINHPVSGCDENESPSRNSSRGGSLNSANNTKEEDSQNEDATSDQGRGDETHSRNKNKRDDKDHWMETTPCGISKRRAQRCNSRYSGSATPVSFKCVMNPLDKKDMRLKRSAKITQGINDTGKDSSKENCSSSSENNFISQSRKGELDEQPGSPNLCTEKSAILDGQKDKVGCDTSENGGVAPSHDNSSSISSTEGGDILPRLEVSSSHAEEKISLKRIYMNSITYKYIKLCDFNTSIKLKENYKYFSYVCSRYYRAPELLFGSNYYSQAIDTWSIGCVMGELILGKPLFFGNCASDQLVEIIKILGTPNDEDFLSFKSGHKNLKLPQVKPITLQKLIKNYSSQESIDLLGKLLQFNPQKRIKLCNALLHTYFDDIRNLNVFKDEGNGDSTLTLPYITNCFNFTKEELLHFTVEERKILVPLEVRRRKLDEVTQYIDMTMENFDKMYPNKVYLAC from the exons ATGGACCTCATCAAGATATATAAGCAAAATGAAATTCTAGAGGATtacgtaaatatatattttgatgACGAGAAGGAACCAACTCTCCAACACAACATCAAGTATAAGATTTTAGATATAATAGGAAATGGAGTATACGGGGTGGTTTACAAAGCCTACTGTATAGACAGTTCATGTGTAGTGGCCTTAAAGCAGACGTATCAAAAAAGCGCTCGAATTTTCAAGGAGGtagaaataatgaaaaagcTAAGACACCCAAATATAGTAAAATTGAAGCATGCATTTTATACGAACACTTCAAATGGAGGcatttatgtacatatgattATGGAGTATGGTAACACAGATTTGGCTACCTCCCTTTACTATATTACTATAGAAAACCCTGCTGATCATGTTAATACTTTTTATGAGCCGACAGTAAACCAGGAGGCGTATGTACAAAACGGCAATGCCTCTCTCCTTGGAGATAACTGTTTGAACGATGCTAACTTTGCAGGTGGGACAGACAATCGGTTTACCACATCCCAATTAGACTGCACTAAGGGTGGAAGTGGTGTCCTTAAGAACGCTGTAAGTAACTTCAATATAAATGCACTGCAAGAGAGTATTAGCAATATATGTCCATGTCATAACATAAGTGAgtacattaaaaaaagttttctCAGTGAGaaccaaataaaaatttacctGTACCAGTTGATTCGAGCGACCTTGTACCTACACACTCTGTGCATAACGCATCGAGACATAAAGCCACAGAATGTTCTAATCTTTGTTAACAAGCAAAGTAGTAGCAACGGGGTAGGGGGgttaaagaaggaggagaaaaaaaaatgccttatATGCATTCAAAATTCGTTCAAAGTTAAGTATATAATGAATAGACGCCGAAGAGGGAAGGGTAGAAGTGGTGGCAGTGTCCGTAGTAGTAGGAGCTCAAGGAGTGGTCGGAGCAATGCCAGTGAAGCGGAGAGGAAAGATGAAGCTGCACATGGCGAAGATCTGCCCGAGGGTGAAGCTGCATCCAGTGGGATAAACCACCCAGTCAGTGGATGCGACGAAAACGAATCACCCAGTAGAAATTCCTCCCGTGGTGGTAGCCTTAATTCTGCTAACAACACAAAGGAAGAGGATTCGCAAAATGAAGATGCAACTTCCGACCAGGGAAGAGGAGACGAAACCCATTCTCGtaacaagaacaaaagggATGACAAGGATCATTGGATGGAAACCACGCCTTGCGGGATTTCCAAAAGGAGAGCGCAAAGGTGTAATAGCCGCTACAGTGGGAGCGCAACGCCCGTCTCCTTCAAGTGCGTAATGAACCCCTTGGACAAGAAGGATATGCGGTTAAAAAGATCGGCCAAGATAACCCAGGGCATCAATGACACGGGCAAGGACAGTTCGAAGGAAAAttgctcttcctcttcagaaAACAATTTTATAAGCCAATCCAGAAAGGGCGAACTGGATGAACAGCCAGGATCGCCCAATTTGTGCACGGAGAAAAGCGCCATATTAGATGGACAGAAGGATAAAGTTGGGTGTGATACAAGTGAGAATGGGGGTGTAGCGCCTTCCCACGATAACTCCTCCTCCATCTCCTCTACGGAAGGGGGGGATATATTACCGCGTTTAGAAGTGAGCTCATCACACGCGGAAGAGAAGATCAGCTTGAAAAGAATCTACATGAACTCTATCACGTATAAGTATATAAAGTTGTGTGATTTTAACACCTCCATTAAATTGAAAGAGAATTACAAATATTTCAGTTATGTCTGTTCAAGGTATTACAGAGCCCCTGAACTGCTCTTCGGCTCGAACTATTACAGTCAGGCCATTGACACCTGGTCCATAG GCTGCGTGATGGGCGAACTGATCCTGGGAAAGCCCCTCTTCTTTGGGAATTGTGCATCGGATCAGTTGgtggaaataataaaaatattgggTACGCCGAATGATGAAGACTTTCTATCGTTTAAAAGTGGACACAAGAATCTAAAGCTACCTCAAGTGAAACCAATAACCCTACAGAAGTTGATAAAGAATTACAGTTCTCAGGAGAGTATCGATTTGTTGGGTAAGCTACTTCAATTCAACCCGCAGAAGAGAATAAAATTGTGTAACGCCCTGTTGCACACCTATTTTGATGATATACGCAATTTAAATGTTTTTAAGGATGAAGGCAATGGGGATAGTACTTTGACGTTACCTTACATAACCAACTGCTTTAACTTTACCAAGGAGGAGCTACTACACTTCACCgtggaggagagaaaaattctCGTACCACTGGAAGTACGCCGTAGGAAATTGGACGAAGTCACGCAGTACATAGACATGACTATGGAGAACTTCGACAAGATGTACCCAAATAAGGTGTACTTGGCATGTTGA
- a CDS encoding ATP-dependent RNA helicase DHX36, putative: MIDLPILKHKKEIKKCIKRNRLIIIKGETGCGKTTQVPQIINRYFFDKRRRRGSSDAGKDGAVCKDDNQARSPKEKAPMRMLVSLPRRVATITVAERVAKEMDRGHIGTYVGYAIRFKNVTSDDTRIKFVTDGILIREIMNDPLLKKYTFLILDEVHERSIRTDVLLGYVRTLMEKRKKLRIILMSATLDVDTFKNFFSDPPIISIPHKLHPVSIFYPMKPVEDYLISVVCTVLQIHFGQGERHDGRHDVLKDDQSDDQPDDQPEERLTELTANTRTDPPPIGDVLVFLPGQEEIEAVNLMLKEKLKIIYKGSLLRKLIENRQGEEEEGEVLERINVALHAKNPIEDGICFHLGHREVVPDKIYAMKILQLYSSLPNRKQRIVFEPAPPNTRKVILSTNIAETSVTIPNIKYVVDSGRVKIKFFDAKKGSSVLKVTQISKDAAIQRSGRAGREGPGQVYRVYSKEEYDSMNPFLIPEIFRSDLTQIYLELKAMNIANPLKFNFPENPKKELLLHSAKVLFRINAIDVENNLTDLGKKMCLLPLNPIYANMMLCSVDFHCMDEVATIVAFLNCESIFLNYNFYEDFKIMNEESAGGSLACSAREKRDNQDKGDVLDKDDATINAKTDESFEPAVEEDPTISDRNKLINIARRKLMHPDGDHLTLLHIFYLWQEEATPNERKDFCNIYALNNETLQQVQKIKEQILQIMTTRMGMKISPKLHMHKWDQVLICLCKSCFFNVARSTSNTNEFINVVTKSKLYVHPSSTLFSSHIKASFIFYSDIVQTKRLYARTVTKVDGDWLLKYAPQNFQLVQDSTG, encoded by the exons ATGATCGATCTGCCCATATTGAAGcacaagaaggaaattaaaaaatgcatcAAGAGGAATAGGCTAATTATTATTAAGGGAGAGACGGGGTGCGGAAAGACAACCCAGGTACCCCAAATAATAAACAGATACTTTTTTGataaaaggaggagaagaggtAGTAGTGACGCCGGTAAGGATGGAGCAGTCTGCAAGGATGATAACCAAGCTCGGTCACCGAAGGAGAAAGCTCCAATGCGCATGCTGGTATCGCTGCCCAGGAGAGTAGCAACCATTACTGTAGCTGAGAGAGTGGCCAAGGAAATGGATAGAGGGCATATAGGAACTTACGTAGGGTATGCCATCAGgtttaaaaatgtaacttCCGATGACACTAGAATTAAATTTGTAACGGATGGAATCCTGATCAGGGAAATTATGAATGACccattgttaaaaaaatacactttCTTAATATTAGATGAAGTGCATGAACGGTCCATTAGGACAGATGTCCTCTTGGGTTACGTTAGGACATTAAtggagaagagaaagaagctGAGGATCATCCTTATGTCTGCAACATTAGATGTGGATActtttaaaaacttcttttccgACCCACCTATTATTTCCATTCCGCATAAACTGCATCCCGTTAGCATTTTCTACCCCATGAAGCCTGTGGAGGATTATCTCATTTCCGTTGTGTGCACCGTTCTGCAAATACATTTTGGACAGGGCGAGCGGCACGATGGCAGGCATGATGTGCTGAAGGATGACCAGTCGGATGACCAACCGGATGACCAACCGGAGGAGCGCTTGACCGAGTTGACAGCCAACACGCGGACCGACCCACCCCCCATTGGAGATGTGCTTGTCTTCTTGCCCGGTcaggaagaaatagaagcaGTAAACTTAATGCTGAAAGAAAAGctcaaaataatttacaaaGGATCCCTACTGCGCAAACTCATTGAGAATCGtcagggggaggaggaagaaggggagGTGTTGGAAAGAATTAATGTCGCCCTCCATGCGAAGAATCCAATAGAAGATGGAATTTGTTTCCACCTCGGCCACAGGGAGGTGGTTCCGGACAAGATATACGCCATGAAAATTCTACAGCTCTACTCGTCCCTTCCAAATAGAAAGCAACGAATAGTCTTCGAGCCCGCGCCGCCAAATACGAGAAAG GTCATCCTCAGCACCAATATCGCGGAGACATCAGTTACCATTCCAAACATAAAATACGTGGTAGACAGCGGGCGCGTCAAGATAAAATTCTTCGACGCGAAAAAGGGTAGCAGTGTACTCAAAGTCACGCAAATATCGAAGGACGCCGCAATACAGAGAAGTGGGAGAGCAGGGCGAGAGGGACCCGGACAAGTCTACAGGGTGTACTCCAAGGAGGAGTACGACAGCATGAACCCGTTTTTAATTCCCGAGATTTTTCGCTCTGATCTGACACAGATATATTTGGAGTTGAAG GCCATGAATATTGCTAACCCACTGAAGTTTAACTTCCCCGAAAATCCAAAGAAGGAGCTACTGCTGCACTCCGCCAAAGTCCTCTTCCGAATCAACGCAATTGACGTGGAAAACAACCTGACCGATCTTGGGAAAAAGATGTGCCTCCTTCCACTGAACCCAATATATGCAAACATGATGTTGTGTTCTGTGGATTTCCATTGTATGGATGAAGTCGCTACCATCGTGGCGTTCCTAAACTGCGAGAGCATATTCTTGAACTATAATTTTTATGAGGActtcaaaattatgaatGAGGAATCGGCAGGAGGTTCCCTTGCATGTTCCGCCAGAGAAAAACGCGACAACCAGGACAAAGGCGATGTACTGGACAAGGACGACGCCACCATTAATGCAAAGACGGATGAATCTTTTGAACCCGCCGTCGAGGAGGACCCAACTATAAGCGACAGAAACAAATTAATTAACATCGCGCGCAGGAAGCTCATGCACCCGGATGGAGATCACCTAACCCTCTTGCACATCTTCTATCTCTGGCAGGAAGAAGCCACTCCCAACGAGCGAAAGGATTTTTGCAACATATATGCCTTGAACAACGAAACCTTACAACAAGTacagaaaataaaggagCAAATTCTGCAAATAATGACTACAAGAATGGGCATGAAAATATCACCAAAgctacatatgcataaatgggATCAAGTATTAATTTGTCTCTGCAAATCCTGTTTTTTTAATGTGGCTAGATCTACATCTAATACAAATGAGTTTATAAATGTCGTAACAAAGAGCAAGTTGTATGTCCACCCATCGTCTACTCTTTTCAGTTCGCACATCAAGgcatccttcattttttattcggACATTGTGCAAACAAAGCGCCTCTACGCACGAACCGTTACAAAGGTAGACGGAGATTGGCTTCTCAAATATGCTCCTCAAAACTTCCAACTCGTGCAGGACTCCACGGGGTAG
- a CDS encoding 60S ribosomal protein L22, putative, whose protein sequence is MVAKKESKVIKKQKKKNGKKSQIAVKKPKAMKSTKGIKYILDCTKPVKDTILDISGLEQFFKDKIKVDKKTNNLKNKIVVTSDDCKIYITVHIPFSKRYIKYLAKKYLKMHQIRDFLRVIAKGKLAYEFKYFQLNN, encoded by the exons ATGGTAGCCAAGAAGGAATCCAAAGTTAtaaaaaagcagaagaagaaaaatggaaagaagagTCAAATAGCTGTGAAGAAACCAAAGGCCATGAAAAGCACCAAGGGAATTAAGTACATCTTGGATTGTACCAAGCCAGTAAAGGATACCATCCTTGATATTAGCGGATTG gaacaattttttaaggacaaaattaaggTGGATAAGAAGACCAACAActtgaagaataaaatagtGGTTACCTCGGATGACTGCAAAATTTACATTACCGTTCACATCCCCTTCTCCAAGCGCTACATAAAG TACCTGGCCAAGAAGTACCTTAAGATGCATCAAATTAGAGATTTCCTGAGAGTTATTGCCAAGGGAAAATTGGCTTACGAGTTTAAGTACTTCCAATTGAACAATTAA
- a CDS encoding ribosome biogenesis protein nep1-like protein, translating to MDTPEREVSPPPAEEDENKKRVIIILEGAHLQLIETKRYIYELANIMKHKHLLRDQKNEEEMRNFRPDILHQCLIHLLESALNKYGLLQVYIKTHDNQLFYVSSHLKIPKTYDQFESLMVTFLRKYKIKANEKNLCLLKFLKNDYSAILPINGKKIGLSVKGKKVHFSEYVQNLQNEDVPVTFFIGAVAYSNPITKLENLDDNICISEFSLSAATCCSTICSEFENLLGLF from the coding sequence ATGGACACGCCCGAACGAGAAGTATCACCTCCCCCCGCAGAGGAAGACGAAAATAAGAAACGAGTCATTATCATTTTGGAAGGGGCCCATTTACAGCTAATCGAAACGAAGAGGTACATTTACGAGCTGGCCAACATCATGAAGCATAAGCACTTGTTAAGAGACcaaaaaaacgaagaggAGATGAGAAACTTCAGACCCGATATCCTCCACCAGTGCCTAATTCACCTCTTAGAAAGTGCACTAAATAAATATGGCCTCTTGCAAGTGTACATAAAAACACATGACAACCAACTATTCTATGTCTCTTCTCATTTAAAAATCCCGAAAACGTATGACCAGTTTGAATCCCTAATGGTAACTTTCCTAcggaaatataaaataaaggcaaatgaaaaaaatttgtgcTTGCTGAAATTTCTGAAAAATGACTATAGCGCTATTTTACCaattaatgggaaaaaaattggcttgtctgtaaaggggaagaaagtACATTTCTCTGAGTATGTTCAGAATTTGCAGAACGAAGATGTACCCGTTACGTTCTTCATTGGGGCAGTGGCCTACTCCAACCCGATTACGAAGCTTGAAAATTTAGACGACAACATTTGCATTTCCGAGTTCAGCCTTAGTGCCGCCACATGCTGTTCCACCATATGTTCAGAGTTTGAGAATCTGTTGGGCCTGTTCTGA